The nucleotide window TGTCGAGCACCGCCCACAGCAGCGACTCCACGTCGGCCCTGTCTTCCTCGGTGAACTCGAGGACCGCGCCGGGCGGGTAGTTCTCGAAGCGGGTGAGCGCCAGGCGCGTCTCGAGCTCCCAGCACTCCTCGCCGTCGAAGAGCCTCAGCACCTCGCCTAGCGTGTAGCTGCCGGCCGCGCCCTCGCCCACGTCGCCGAAGCGCGAGGTGGCCGGCGGACGCGCGGGAGGCTCGCCCGCCTCGCCGCCCGCGGCCGCGCCGCCGTCGCCCGGCGGCTCCGCGTAGACGACCCCGGGCTGCAGGTTCGACCAGCCGTCCGGCTGCGCCAGGAGGCACGAGACCGGTGAGCGCAGGTCGGTGCGGCGCGTGATGCCGAGGCCGGCGGAGCGCAGGTTCGTGCCGGCGTAGGCGTCGTCCGGCAGGTAGAGGCAGTAGGTGAAGCCCTCGCGGCAGGGGGGCGGCGAGGCGTCGGTGAGCAGTTGCGCCTGGCTCACGGCCAGGGAGAGACCGGGGGGCAGGTCGAGGCTCACGCGTCCCCCGGCGATGGTCATGGAGTCCGCGTCTCCTCCCGCCAGAGACGGCGCGGCGAGCGCTGTCAGCGCCGCCCAGGCCAGGAGGCCACGTGCCGATCGGGACGAAGGCATGGGTGATGGTAGGCGACGCAACCGGGGGCCCGCCACACGAACCTGCGGCCGGCCTTCCCATTGACTTAATACTCGCTGGTGCTATGGTCATTAACGTGACCAAAAACGGTTCGTTATGGAGGCAGGTCGCGGTAACCCTAGTGCTCGCCGTGGCGGGCACGATGGCCGCGGCCCAGGCGCCCGCCTACTTCATCAAGGCGGACAAGGTGCGCGGCGCTCAGGGGGCCATGGGCCCCGCCTGCGTGCCCAACGCCGTGTTCTTCGGCGGCGAGATGGTCGTGTTCCGCATGGTCGTCTACGACGCCGCCACGGGCCAGGAGCTGAAGTTCGACGACATCCAGGAGCGCGGCATCACGGCCACCGTCATGATCGACGGCGTCGAGCCCATACAGATGTTCTACCCGCCCCCCATGGAGGCGGGCGAGGGCGCGCCGCCGGCCGCCGGCGAGGGTGCACCGCCCGCGGGCGGCGAGGAGGGTGCACCGCCGGAGGGACCGCCTCCCGGCGCCGACTTCTTCCGCGGACCTTGGGCCATACCAGCCGACTTCCCTCCGGGCATGTACGGCTGGAGCATCCAGGTGACGGACGCGCAGGGCAACACGGCGACCTTCGAGCCCATCGGCGTCGAGGCCGGCCTGCCCAACCTCATCGTCCAGCCGCCGGCGAACTGAGCCGCCCGAGCGGCGAGCGAAGCGGAACCGTAGCGAACGCCGTGTCCGGCCAGGGCACGGCGTTCGCTTCTGCGGTCGACGGAGCGGGGGCGCCGTGACCCGCGGCACCGAACGAGTTCTGGCACCGCCAAGCGGGGCGGTTCGACCCCCGACAGCGGACGGGAAGGACGTACAGCCGTGAAGAGGATCTTGGTCCTGTTGGCGGCGCTGCTGCTGGGCGCCGCCGCCGCGCAGGCGCCGGGCCGGCTCGCGCTCGAGCCCCTGGACGGCGTCGTGGGCACGGCCGTGAGCGCCGTCGCCACGGGCCTCACGCCGGGCACCGAGGTCGAGCTGGTGTGGATCAGCGCCGACGCCGCTTGGAACGTGGGCGACGGCACCTTCCACGGCATCACCGCCGAGGAGACGCGCACCGTGCTCGCCACCGCCACGGTGAGCGCAGCGGGCGAGGCCTCCTTCGAGTTCACCGTCCCCGAGGACTACGGCTACGTCCACAACGTCTTCGTCGAGGCCGGCGGCGAGCTCCAGGCACGCAGCGGCTTCACCGTGGTGCCCTCGCTGTCCATCTCGCCCGCGTCGGGGCCCGTGGGCACGCCGATCACCGTGACGATGAAGGGCGTCGGCTACAGGTTCTGGGAGTCCGTCTGGCACCTCCTCTACGACGGCGCCCACACGGGCTGGGTCTCGGCGATCACCTCCCAGGGCACGGCCGTGTTCACGATCCCCGCCACGGGCGAGGTGGGCCTGCACACGATCCAGGCCATCTCCGGCACGCACCCCGTGCCGTACCTCAACCAGCAGCAGTCGCCGAACTTCAAGCCGGCGGTGCCCACGGTCCTCGGCGCGATGTTCGAGGTCACCGAGGGCCCCGCCGTGATGCCGCCCGCGCCCGAGGCGATGACCCTCCCGCGCGCCGAGGCGGTCTCCTCCACGGCCGACGGACCGAGCCTCAGCCTCGACCACGGCTCCGGCACAGTGGGCAGCCCCGTCGAGGTGAGCGGCGCGGGCTTCCCGCCGGGCGCGACGGTCGACCTGATGTGGAGCACCGTCACGGGCAACCGCATCAGCGGCCAGGGCTGGGAGGAGGTCGAGCGGCAGCTCCAGCAGGTGCAGGCCGACGCCTCCGGCGCGTTCACCCTGGCGCTCGCCACGCCTGACGACCTCGGCGGCGCCCACACCCTGCGGGCCGTGGCCGGCGACGCGCAGGCCTCGGTCAGCTACGTGATCACGCCCAGCGTCGTGACGCTCGAGCCCAAGGTCGTGGAGCCGGGAGGCGACATCACGATCACCCTCAAGGGCGTCGGCTGGACGCAGACGGCGAACATCTACGCGCTGCTCATCGACAACGGCTACGTGGGTTACGGCTGCGGGTTCAACAGCCAGGGCGACTTGACCATCTTCCTCAAGGCGCCGGGTCGAGAGGGCACGCACTTCATAGGCATCTACCCGTCGATCTACCAAGGCGAGGTGACCTCCCCGGGCGGGCCCACCACTCCCGACGCGAACGCCACCTACCTGCAGCTCCCCATGCTCCACTTCCAGGACCACCCGGGCGAGGAGCTGCCCGCCTTCGTGCTGGCCTTCGAGGTGAGGTCGGACTAGCCGCTGCGGGCGCAGCGTCGGCGGCTGCGTCGCCGGGGCGCGGCGCGCCGGCTTCGGGGACGGCCGGCTCCTCGCCTCGTTAGGCGGGGGCCGTTACAGTCGGCTAATGGACCACCTGCGGTTCGAGGGGCCGGTCTGGTACTGGAAGGGACCGGCTCCCCACCACTTCGTCTCCGTGCCCGAGGACGGCTGCGACTACATAAGGGCCGCCGCCCCGTTCGTGACCTACGGCTGGGGCATGATCCCGGCGCGCGTGACGATCGGCGCCACGTCGTGGGCCACGGCGCTCTGGCCGAAGGACGGCGGCTACATCGTCCCCGTCAGGGCCGACGTCCGCCGCAAGGAGGGCATCGAGCTCGGCGACACGATCACGGTGGAGCTCGAGCTCATGGAGGTCAGCCCGGCCAAGGCGCGGGCGGCGGGGCGGTGACCTCGACCGACGTACTGTGAGAGACTGCCCGACGCTTCTCCCAGGTCATGGCTCGGGCCGGCTTCACCAGTTGTCGGCCATCCCGATGAACTCGAAGAAGCCCCTGACACCCTGACCGAAGGTCGCGCCCGGGCGAGCGGAGGCGAGTTCGTCGAAGATGTCGTGCTCGATGGGCTGGTCGGTCAGGACCTCCCTCTGCAACGTGTAGAAGTAGGTGTAGATCCCTTCCGTTTCCATCTCGGTGGTGACGACCTCGAAGCCCTGGCTCCCCAGGTAGTTCAGCAGCTCGTCCAGCGTCTTCACGCCTGCCGAGTACTGCTTGCCGTTGATATGGAGCATCAGGATCTCGTTGGTTATCCCGCGGCCGACCTTCTGCACCCTTATCTGGAGTATCTGGTACGCGCGACGCAGGGTCCTGCCGTTCAGGCTGACCGTCGGGATGGCCACGTGAGCGCGATTCGGCGAACCTTGAAGCATCTTCCCCCCTCGCTGCGCACGCGAAGCGATCGTGCGCAGCCTCTCCTTGCGGATCGCGAGAAGACTACCAACTGGCCCTTACGGGACTGTCACAGGGTTGGGCTCGGTCACGTGCCTGCTCGCCGATGCGGCCTAGCGATGGCCCAGGCGCACGCAGCAGGCTCCGCGGAGCAGCACCTCACTCCCGCCAGATCGCCCAGGACTCGCTCTCGAGCTTCTGCCTCACGTCGGCCGGTCGGCCCGCCTGCCTGAGCAGGGCCAGGATCTGCCCGCGGTGGTGCGAGTCGTGGACGATCGTGTGCTGGATGAGGTGCGCCGGGTGGGTCTCGTAGACGCCCTCGAAGCCGCGCCCCTCGGCCACTGCCTCCAGCACGGCCGCCCGCACGGCGGCGTCGCCGGCGTCGAAGGCCGCCTGCAGCTCGGCGATGCTCTTCACGCCGAGCCACGTGGGCGAGCTGTCGTCGATGACGTTGGGCACCTGCGCCGCGTGCTTGGGCGAGACGCGGCTGAGCCAGCTCGGGCGGAAGTCGACCAGGTCGGCGAGGTGCTGGCCGATGTTGTAGCCGCCGACGCCGTCGCTGTGGTTCAGGTCCTCCATGGTCAGCGTGTCGAGCAGCGCGCGGGTGACCCGAGCGTTGCGGTCGAAGGACTCGAAGACGATGGTCAGTTCGGCCGGCACTTCCATGCTGCTCCCCTGTCCGCGGCCGTCCTCGCGGCCGCCCCCGCCCCGTCGGTCTCGCGGGTGGAGTGTAACAGCCTCGGCGTCCGGTCGCTCCCGACGCCCCTCTCCTCGCCTTCGTGACCGGCGTGTTCCTCACGGCGGTACTGCGACCGCGGACGCTCCCTTCTCGGCCAGGTGCCTCTCTCCCTCTGGCGGCGTGCCCCCGCGTCCTCGGCCGGTCCTCCTGGTAAGACTGCGCTGGGGGTCCCACCGTGCACGAGACCGACACCGACACCCGGGCCACTGGGGAGCCGGCGGGCGACGCTCCGGCGCTGCGGCTCGAGGGGGTCACCAAGCGCTTCGGCCGCACCGTGGCCGTCGACGGGCTCTCCCTCGAGGTGCGCCGGGGCGAGCTCTACGCGCTGCTGGGGCCTAACGGCGCGGGCAAGACGACGACTCTGCGCATCGTCGCCGGGCTCCTGCGGCCCGACGCCGGCGACGCCCGCGTGCTGGGCACCAGCGTGCTGCGCGAGCCCGCGGAGGCGAAGCGGCGGCTGGCGTTCCTGCCCGACGAACCGCTCCTCTACGGCAAGCTGAACCCGCTCGAGTACCTGGAGTTCGTGGCGGGTCTGTGGGGCATGCCGGCCGACGCGGCGCTCGCCAGGGCCACCGAGCTCCTGAAGTGGCTCGGTCTGTGGGACAACAGGCACGACCTCACCGAGACGTTCTCGCGCGGCATGAAGCAGAAGCTCGGGCTGGCGGGCGGGCTGATCCACGAGCCGGACGTGATCATCCTCGACGAGCCTCTCACCGGCCTCGACGCCGCAGACCCGCTCGGCGGGGCCGCCGCGCTCCTCTGCGGGACGGCCGGCGCGACGGCCACGGCGGGGGTGCGCCTGTGGAACCCCGTCAGGGTCAGCCGCCGCGACCTGTTCCGCCAGCGGCGCGTGCGGGGCGACGTCGTGCTGGCCTTCATCGAGGGGTTCACCCCGCACACCTGGGCCGTGACCTGTTACCTCGCGGCCACACTGAGTCCCTGGACGGCCGTGGCCACGGCCGTGTCCGTGGGCCTGCCGCTCCTCGGGTTC belongs to Trueperaceae bacterium and includes:
- a CDS encoding Gmad2 immunoglobulin-like domain-containing protein, whose translation is MTIAGGRVSLDLPPGLSLAVSQAQLLTDASPPPCREGFTYCLYLPDDAYAGTNLRSAGLGITRRTDLRSPVSCLLAQPDGWSNLQPGVVYAEPPGDGGAAAGGEAGEPPARPPATSRFGDVGEGAAGSYTLGEVLRLFDGEECWELETRLALTRFENYPPGAVLEFTEEDRADVESLLWAVLDSASVLGTPVTWPTEGKSDLSAFVRVDLPAEVTSPLTLRGEARGPWFFEGSFPVRLLGEDGTQIASGFVTAQGEWMTERFVPFEGQLEFTVSGPTPAVLVLERDDPSDLPENGAAARYEVTLR
- a CDS encoding ABC transporter ATP-binding protein — its product is MHETDTDTRATGEPAGDAPALRLEGVTKRFGRTVAVDGLSLEVRRGELYALLGPNGAGKTTTLRIVAGLLRPDAGDARVLGTSVLREPAEAKRRLAFLPDEPLLYGKLNPLEYLEFVAGLWGMPADAALARATELLKWLGLWDNRHDLTETFSRGMKQKLGLAGGLIHEPDVIILDEPLTGLDAADPLGGAAALLCGTAGATATAGVRLWNPVRVSRRDLFRQRRVRGDVVLAFIEGFTPHTWAVTCYLAATLSPWTAVATAVSVGLPLLGFARARGQGLAFGY
- a CDS encoding DinB family protein codes for the protein MEVPAELTIVFESFDRNARVTRALLDTLTMEDLNHSDGVGGYNIGQHLADLVDFRPSWLSRVSPKHAAQVPNVIDDSSPTWLGVKSIAELQAAFDAGDAAVRAAVLEAVAEGRGFEGVYETHPAHLIQHTIVHDSHHRGQILALLRQAGRPADVRQKLESESWAIWRE
- a CDS encoding DUF1905 domain-containing protein; translated protein: MDHLRFEGPVWYWKGPAPHHFVSVPEDGCDYIRAAAPFVTYGWGMIPARVTIGATSWATALWPKDGGYIVPVRADVRRKEGIELGDTITVELELMEVSPAKARAAGR